In a genomic window of Shouchella clausii:
- a CDS encoding DUF456 domain-containing protein: MDTLWWLVIAVFFIASFVGLIVPIIPSVLVLWGGFLVYLFALGGSLSVVFWVGMAVLTVFLLVVDLLANMAFVKRTGGSKWGERAALVGVIVGAFVVPPFGLIIVPFVLVLIAELLQQQPFEKAVRIAFASFLAFISGTLAKAVVQIVMIAWFLIEVL; this comes from the coding sequence ATGGACACATTATGGTGGCTGGTGATTGCCGTTTTTTTCATTGCCAGTTTTGTTGGTTTAATCGTACCAATTATTCCCTCTGTCCTCGTGTTATGGGGCGGTTTTCTCGTCTATTTGTTTGCTTTAGGGGGCAGCTTGAGCGTTGTGTTTTGGGTAGGCATGGCAGTGCTTACTGTGTTCTTGCTTGTCGTCGACTTGCTTGCCAACATGGCGTTTGTCAAGCGGACAGGCGGCTCTAAATGGGGGGAACGGGCAGCGTTGGTCGGCGTTATTGTTGGTGCATTCGTTGTTCCGCCGTTCGGTTTGATCATCGTCCCGTTTGTGCTTGTTCTCATAGCCGAACTTCTGCAACAGCAGCCGTTTGAAAAAGCAGTACGAATCGCATTCGCCTCTTTTCTTGCCTTTATAAGCGGCACGCTTGCTAAAGCGGTTGTCCAAATTGTGATGATTGCCTGGTTTTTGATTGAAGTACTCTAG
- a CDS encoding TetR/AcrR family transcriptional regulator: MSKKFVPSMVKDQQLIKKRREQIIKGAVRLFIAKGFHRTTTREIAKESGFSIGTLYEYIGTKEDVLYLVCDAIYDEVTERVRTQLHTTGTALERLITAIRAYFAVVDDMQEEVLVMYQETKSLPKETLPYVLKKELEMVEIMTELIAECVSEGELAISENESRQLSHNILVMGQMWTFRRWAVQKGQSIEAYTNQQIKQLLGAYLVKR; this comes from the coding sequence ATGTCGAAAAAATTTGTGCCATCAATGGTAAAAGACCAGCAGTTAATTAAAAAAAGACGCGAGCAAATTATTAAAGGCGCTGTCCGTCTCTTTATCGCAAAAGGGTTTCACCGGACAACGACAAGGGAAATCGCCAAGGAGTCGGGCTTTAGCATCGGCACGTTGTATGAATACATCGGCACGAAGGAAGATGTTCTTTACCTTGTGTGTGATGCCATTTATGATGAAGTGACAGAACGCGTCCGCACGCAACTTCATACAACTGGAACGGCGCTAGAACGTTTAATTACGGCAATCCGCGCTTATTTTGCCGTCGTTGATGACATGCAAGAAGAAGTGCTTGTGATGTATCAAGAAACAAAGTCGTTGCCAAAAGAAACATTGCCTTACGTACTAAAAAAAGAGCTGGAAATGGTCGAAATCATGACGGAGCTCATAGCTGAATGCGTTAGCGAAGGCGAACTTGCCATTTCCGAAAATGAAAGCCGCCAACTTTCCCATAACATTTTAGTAATGGGGCAGATGTGGACGTTCAGGCGCTGGGCTGTGCAAAAAGGCCAATCGATTGAAGCCTATACAAATCAGCAAATTAAGCAACTTCTCGGCGCTTATCTCGTTAAGCGGTAG
- a CDS encoding (Fe-S)-binding protein, with protein sequence MGGISTGLLVANWILFIFVTGYAVYLFASLVVTRIRFIQLGKKAEFDKTMKERLKAVWINAFGHKKLMKDKKSGIIHFMFFYGFLLVQIGAIDLIWKGLNPGSHLPFGALYPYFTLFQEIIVAMILVAVVWAFYRRYVEKLVRLKRGWKAGLVLIFIGGLMVSKTLAKGFEIVWHGKSLTAFEPLASAVAFLASSLPSGAAASLFFVCWWAHLLFLLSFLVYVPQSKHAHLIAGPANVFLGRTHKVGRLAKIDFEQEDAEEFGVGKIEDFNQKQLLDLYACVECGRCTNMCPATGTGKMLSPMDLLLRMRDHLTEKGAAITSRTPWMPAYAFANTRANTLATESAQEAAAGYDVRLIGDVITEEEIWACTTCRNCEDQCPVMNEHVDKIIDLRRYLVLTEGKMDPEAQRAMQNIERQGNPWGISRKERENWRDGRDDIEVPTVKELSKKGETFEYLFFAGSMGAYDNRSQKIAQSFAKLLNVAGVSFAIIGNKEKNSGDTPRRLGNEFLFQELASANIELFKKHDVKKIVTIDPHAYNTFKNEYPEFGLDGVEIYHHTELLAKLLQENKLTPTKEVNETVVFHDSCYLGRYNDIYDPPREILKRIPGVRIVEMERNRESGMCCGAGGGMMWMEEDKGQRVNVARTEQALAVAPSVIGSACPYCLTMLSDGTKSLEKEDQVLTLDVAELLERAI encoded by the coding sequence ATGGGCGGTATTAGTACGGGATTGCTTGTAGCAAATTGGATATTGTTCATTTTTGTAACCGGTTACGCCGTTTATTTGTTTGCTTCCCTTGTTGTCACGCGTATTCGTTTTATACAGCTTGGCAAAAAAGCAGAGTTTGATAAAACGATGAAGGAACGGCTTAAGGCCGTTTGGATCAATGCATTTGGGCATAAGAAGCTTATGAAAGACAAAAAAAGCGGCATCATCCATTTCATGTTCTTTTATGGTTTTTTGCTCGTGCAAATCGGGGCGATTGATCTGATTTGGAAAGGGTTAAACCCTGGCAGCCATTTGCCTTTTGGCGCGCTTTACCCGTATTTCACTTTGTTTCAGGAAATCATCGTTGCGATGATTTTAGTGGCGGTTGTGTGGGCTTTTTACAGGCGGTACGTGGAAAAGCTCGTCCGCTTAAAACGAGGCTGGAAGGCAGGGCTTGTCCTTATTTTTATCGGCGGCTTAATGGTATCAAAGACGCTGGCAAAAGGGTTTGAAATCGTGTGGCACGGCAAAAGCTTGACAGCGTTTGAGCCCCTTGCTTCGGCAGTAGCGTTTTTGGCAAGCTCGCTTCCTTCTGGCGCGGCTGCTAGTTTATTTTTCGTATGTTGGTGGGCCCATCTGTTGTTTTTATTAAGCTTCCTTGTTTATGTGCCACAATCGAAGCACGCCCATTTAATTGCAGGACCGGCCAATGTCTTTTTAGGGCGCACACACAAAGTCGGGCGCCTTGCAAAAATAGATTTTGAACAGGAAGATGCCGAAGAATTTGGCGTTGGAAAAATTGAAGATTTTAACCAAAAGCAGTTGCTTGATTTGTACGCCTGTGTGGAATGCGGGCGCTGCACCAATATGTGCCCTGCGACAGGCACTGGGAAGATGCTGTCGCCGATGGACTTATTGTTGCGCATGCGTGACCATTTAACCGAAAAAGGGGCGGCGATCACATCAAGGACGCCGTGGATGCCTGCGTATGCTTTTGCCAATACTCGTGCAAATACGCTGGCAACTGAAAGCGCCCAAGAAGCAGCAGCAGGTTACGATGTGCGTCTAATTGGCGATGTCATTACTGAAGAAGAGATTTGGGCGTGCACGACATGCCGGAATTGTGAAGACCAATGTCCAGTCATGAATGAACATGTTGATAAAATCATCGACTTGCGCCGTTATCTTGTGCTAACGGAAGGGAAAATGGACCCTGAAGCACAGCGAGCCATGCAAAACATTGAACGCCAAGGAAATCCGTGGGGCATAAGTCGAAAAGAACGGGAAAACTGGCGTGACGGCCGTGATGATATTGAAGTGCCGACCGTAAAGGAATTAAGCAAAAAAGGAGAGACGTTTGAATATCTGTTCTTTGCTGGTTCAATGGGTGCCTATGACAACCGCAGCCAGAAAATTGCCCAGTCTTTTGCAAAACTTTTAAATGTGGCCGGTGTTTCTTTTGCAATCATTGGCAATAAGGAGAAAAATTCAGGCGATACACCGAGGCGCCTTGGAAACGAATTTTTGTTCCAAGAACTTGCAAGCGCTAACATTGAGCTATTTAAAAAACATGATGTCAAAAAAATCGTAACGATTGATCCTCACGCATACAATACATTCAAGAATGAATACCCAGAATTCGGCTTGGACGGTGTCGAAATTTATCATCATACCGAACTTCTTGCCAAATTGTTGCAGGAAAATAAATTGACGCCGACGAAAGAAGTGAATGAAACCGTTGTCTTTCACGATTCGTGTTATTTAGGTCGTTACAACGATATCTACGATCCGCCACGGGAAATTTTAAAACGAATTCCTGGCGTACGTATTGTTGAAATGGAACGAAACCGTGAGTCAGGCATGTGTTGCGGCGCTGGCGGAGGGATGATGTGGATGGAAGAAGACAAAGGGCAACGTGTAAATGTCGCTCGTACAGAGCAAGCACTTGCTGTTGCACCATCGGTCATTGGCAGCGCCTGCCCATATTGTTTGACAATGCTTAGCGACGGCACAAAGTCCCTTGAAAAAGAAGACCAAGTGCTCACACTTGATGTGGCAGAATTATTGGAGCGGGCTATTTAA
- the rpoE gene encoding DNA-directed RNA polymerase subunit delta yields the protein MDLQSLTKEELNEMSMVEAAFIVMANKRQPFNFYDLLEEVAKLKGMSETEMDERISFLYTDLNLDGRFLTLGDNTWGLRSWYPHEQAEEEITHSAKPAKRRKSGDDDGEEEYDLVDELEEDEFEDLEDELDELADEEDQDGERDDYDDKDDALPGFDEEDGQALDEED from the coding sequence GTGGATTTGCAATCCTTGACAAAAGAAGAGTTGAACGAAATGTCAATGGTAGAAGCCGCCTTTATTGTAATGGCAAACAAGCGGCAGCCTTTTAACTTTTATGATCTGCTTGAAGAAGTCGCTAAGCTAAAAGGAATGTCAGAAACAGAAATGGATGAGCGGATTTCATTCTTATATACAGATTTAAACCTGGACGGGCGCTTTTTAACGCTTGGCGACAACACGTGGGGTTTGCGCTCTTGGTATCCTCATGAACAAGCGGAAGAGGAAATCACACACTCTGCTAAACCAGCCAAACGTCGCAAATCAGGCGATGACGACGGGGAGGAAGAGTATGACCTTGTCGACGAGCTTGAAGAGGATGAGTTTGAAGACTTGGAAGATGAACTGGACGAGTTGGCTGATGAAGAGGACCAAGATGGCGAACGGGATGACTATGACGATAAAGATGATGCGCTGCCAGGATTTGACGAGGAAGACGGCCAAGCGCTTGATGAGGAAGATTAA
- a CDS encoding acetyl-CoA C-acetyltransferase yields the protein MKTAIVSGARTPIGKMGGVLSSLKASELGGIVLEEALKRAQVNAETVDEVIMGQVLQAGAGQLPSRQAAHAAGIPWRAKTETINKVCASGMRAVTLGDLSIRAGEASTVLAGGMESMSNAPYYMKKARFGARMGDTTLLDGMIYDGLTCSFNDVHMGVYGNRTANELGISREEQDRWAAKSQERAIGAIESGIIDEEIVSVSVKGRKGETVLVSQDEAPRKGTTVDSLAQLKPVFGKEGTITAGNAPGVNDGACALLLMEAVQAEKQGKPVLATIEAHHRLAVEPWDFPKTPGLVISELLEKTKLTVADISRFEINEAFAAVALASNQIAGLDEEKVNVNGGAVAYGHPIGASGARILLTLAYELKRSGGGYGIAAICSGGGQGDAVLLHVKGE from the coding sequence ATGAAAACAGCTATTGTCAGTGGAGCGAGGACGCCAATTGGAAAAATGGGAGGCGTGCTCTCGTCATTAAAGGCATCTGAACTTGGCGGCATTGTGTTAGAAGAGGCATTGAAACGGGCGCAAGTGAATGCAGAAACAGTCGATGAAGTCATTATGGGGCAAGTGTTGCAAGCAGGGGCTGGCCAGCTTCCATCGAGGCAAGCAGCACATGCTGCCGGCATTCCATGGCGTGCAAAAACCGAAACGATCAACAAAGTATGTGCTTCTGGCATGAGGGCGGTAACCCTTGGCGACTTGTCTATTCGCGCAGGCGAAGCGAGCACTGTTCTCGCCGGTGGAATGGAGTCGATGTCGAATGCTCCTTATTATATGAAGAAAGCACGCTTTGGGGCACGAATGGGCGATACGACGTTGCTTGATGGAATGATTTATGATGGGCTGACCTGTTCGTTTAACGATGTGCACATGGGCGTGTATGGAAATAGGACGGCAAACGAACTAGGCATTAGCCGCGAGGAACAGGATCGCTGGGCTGCTAAGAGCCAAGAGCGTGCTATTGGAGCTATTGAAAGCGGTATCATTGATGAAGAGATTGTTTCGGTTTCGGTAAAAGGCAGAAAAGGGGAAACCGTTCTCGTTAGTCAAGACGAGGCGCCACGCAAAGGAACGACCGTTGACAGCCTTGCTCAATTAAAGCCGGTTTTTGGGAAAGAGGGAACAATTACGGCAGGCAATGCACCAGGCGTCAATGACGGTGCCTGTGCATTGCTGTTAATGGAAGCTGTTCAAGCAGAGAAACAAGGCAAGCCAGTTTTGGCAACGATTGAAGCCCATCACCGTCTTGCCGTCGAACCATGGGACTTTCCGAAAACACCAGGCCTGGTTATAAGCGAATTATTGGAGAAAACAAAGTTAACTGTTGCTGATATAAGCCGATTCGAGATCAATGAGGCGTTTGCAGCAGTAGCTTTGGCAAGCAACCAAATAGCTGGATTAGATGAAGAGAAAGTCAATGTCAACGGAGGCGCTGTTGCGTATGGGCACCCAATTGGCGCCAGCGGCGCTCGAATCTTGCTAACGCTTGCTTATGAATTGAAGCGCAGCGGTGGTGGTTATGGGATCGCTGCGATTTGCAGCGGCGGCGGCCAAGGCGATGCCGTATTGCTGCATGTGAAAGGGGAATAA
- a CDS encoding 3-hydroxybutyryl-CoA dehydrogenase — protein sequence MSMKTMMVIGAGQMGAGIAEVFAAKGFNVLLHDRELELAEKGKAGIEQRLERLVAKGYTEEQDVQQTLARIKPMADIAACADAEMVIEAATENMETKKHLFKSADAHAREGAILASNTSSLSITELASVTKRPEHVIGMHFMNPVPRMKLVEIIRGLQTSDVVYQQVLELTETLEKVAVTSQDYPGFIANRILMPMINEAIYTLYEGVASAEDIDTVMKLGMNHPMGPLTLADFIGLDTCLAIMEVLHQGFGDSKYRPCPLLRQYVQAGWLGRKTKRGFFVYE from the coding sequence ATAAGCATGAAAACGATGATGGTCATTGGCGCTGGGCAAATGGGAGCGGGCATTGCCGAAGTGTTTGCTGCAAAAGGGTTTAACGTGCTCCTGCACGACCGGGAGCTTGAGCTGGCTGAAAAAGGGAAAGCTGGCATCGAGCAAAGGCTCGAACGTTTGGTGGCAAAGGGATATACCGAAGAACAAGATGTACAACAGACACTGGCGCGAATCAAACCAATGGCCGATATTGCTGCATGTGCTGATGCCGAGATGGTCATTGAAGCAGCAACTGAAAACATGGAAACGAAAAAACACCTATTTAAAAGTGCAGACGCACATGCCCGAGAGGGGGCGATTCTTGCCAGCAATACTTCTTCATTATCGATCACTGAATTGGCAAGCGTTACGAAAAGGCCTGAGCATGTTATTGGCATGCATTTTATGAATCCGGTGCCGCGCATGAAGCTAGTAGAGATCATCCGCGGTTTGCAAACATCAGACGTCGTCTATCAACAAGTGCTGGAGCTGACAGAGACATTAGAGAAAGTCGCTGTCACGTCGCAAGATTATCCAGGGTTTATTGCAAACCGGATTTTAATGCCAATGATTAACGAAGCGATATACACCCTCTATGAAGGCGTTGCTTCTGCAGAAGACATTGATACCGTGATGAAGCTTGGCATGAACCATCCAATGGGCCCGCTTACACTTGCCGATTTTATTGGCCTTGATACATGTTTGGCGATTATGGAAGTACTCCACCAAGGCTTCGGCGACAGCAAATACCGGCCTTGTCCCTTGTTACGTCAATATGTGCAGGCGGGCTGGCTAGGAAGAAAAACGAAAAGGGGGTTTTTCGTGTATGAATAG
- the cls gene encoding cardiolipin synthase encodes MNILITVLALVVVIGVWLYFDYKLGLRALRRKSQATSTGPLASKIELITNGEDFIDKLIEDIRKANKHIHIQFYIFRDDYIGKRMVDELIAKAETGVDVRLLIDQFGCKLQRGTKKQLRAAGVDVAIAAKVRGPLFFFSWNRRNHRKLAVIDGHTSYLGGYNVGDEYLGRNPFFGFWRDFHVRITGEGSRAIQAQFLADFEAATGKHIERKSFFPDLQAGNQPLQFISTQGTEFEQTLLMLIRSAKNSLIIGSPYFIPTRAVMDAIIEVAQRGVLVSLILPEKADHPLVQHGATPYVIEALQAGVLVYHYYRGFYHVKAVVADQSACLVGTPNIDKRSFHLNDEMSCLTHDQTFIETVLAVLHADMHASMTVTIEQLQKRPLLDRVKEVTAAPLSPLL; translated from the coding sequence ATGAATATCCTCATTACGGTTCTCGCCTTAGTGGTTGTGATTGGCGTTTGGCTTTATTTCGATTACAAACTGGGCCTCAGAGCACTACGAAGAAAATCGCAAGCCACTTCAACAGGCCCTCTTGCAAGCAAGATTGAATTGATCACAAATGGTGAAGATTTTATCGATAAGCTGATTGAAGACATTCGGAAGGCAAATAAACACATTCACATTCAGTTTTATATTTTTCGCGATGATTATATCGGAAAACGGATGGTAGATGAACTGATTGCTAAAGCAGAAACAGGGGTAGACGTACGCTTACTCATTGACCAATTTGGCTGCAAGCTCCAACGTGGGACAAAAAAGCAATTACGGGCTGCCGGGGTTGATGTGGCAATAGCAGCAAAAGTGCGCGGCCCGTTGTTTTTCTTTTCCTGGAACCGTCGCAACCACCGCAAGCTTGCTGTCATCGACGGTCATACAAGCTACTTAGGCGGCTACAACGTCGGCGATGAATATTTAGGGCGCAACCCCTTTTTTGGCTTTTGGCGCGATTTCCATGTCCGCATAACGGGGGAAGGCAGCCGTGCCATCCAAGCACAATTTTTAGCTGACTTTGAAGCGGCGACTGGCAAACATATTGAACGAAAATCGTTTTTCCCAGACTTACAAGCAGGCAACCAACCATTGCAGTTTATAAGCACACAAGGGACGGAGTTTGAACAAACACTGCTTATGCTTATTCGTAGCGCTAAAAACAGCTTAATCATCGGCAGCCCTTATTTTATCCCGACACGGGCCGTAATGGATGCCATCATTGAAGTGGCGCAAAGAGGCGTCCTCGTTTCCTTAATCCTCCCTGAAAAAGCAGATCATCCCCTTGTTCAACACGGGGCTACTCCTTATGTGATTGAAGCCCTGCAGGCAGGCGTGCTCGTTTACCATTATTATCGAGGATTTTACCATGTTAAAGCCGTAGTAGCTGATCAATCTGCATGTTTAGTGGGGACGCCGAATATCGATAAACGCAGTTTTCATCTTAACGATGAAATGTCATGCTTAACCCATGACCAGACATTTATTGAAACAGTCCTCGCTGTGCTCCACGCTGATATGCACGCTTCCATGACTGTTACGATCGAACAGCTCCAGAAGCGCCCGCTCCTCGACCGCGTGAAAGAAGTTACCGCAGCCCCCCTTTCGCCGTTGCTGTGA
- the argS gene encoding arginine--tRNA ligase: MNHMERKKEQLRMEVRRAVLQAELATESEVPSVLLEVPKDKAHGDFATNIAMQLARIAKKAPRAIAEELVANFDREQAGIEKIEIAGPGFINFFLDNGYLRELIPQVLDEKDDYGRSDVGQGEKVLIEFVSANPTGDLHLGHARGAAVGDTIANIMEKAGYKVSREYYINDAGNQIENLAASLNARYLQALGEEKPMPEDGYHGQDIIDIAKQLVDEVGDQYRQMDEKERLAFMREYGLKKELEKIKQDLNAYRVEFDKWFSETSLYESGQVKRGLQVLKDKNETYEKDGATWLRSTAYGDDKDRVLVKQDGTYTYLTPDISYHLDKFDRGYDRLIDVLGADHHGYIPRMRAAIQALGYDPDRFNVQIIQMVSLFQGGEKVKMSKRTGKAVTLRELMEEVGVDATRYFFAMRSPDTHLDFDMDLAVSKSNENPVYYIQYAHARVCSILRQGEELGVSYSANTDLSPIASDKEYELLKAIGEFPSAVAEAATKQIPQRIANYAYDLAQALHSFYNVTRVLDTENKDLSAARLALMKATQMTIKNALALLGVEAPEKM, translated from the coding sequence ATGAACCATATGGAACGCAAAAAAGAACAGCTGCGCATGGAAGTGCGCCGTGCCGTTTTACAGGCGGAACTTGCTACAGAATCAGAAGTGCCGTCCGTCCTTTTGGAAGTGCCAAAGGACAAAGCGCATGGCGACTTTGCCACGAATATCGCCATGCAGCTTGCGCGGATCGCTAAAAAGGCGCCGCGGGCTATTGCAGAAGAGCTAGTGGCCAACTTTGACCGTGAACAGGCAGGCATTGAAAAAATCGAAATCGCTGGCCCTGGCTTTATTAATTTCTTTTTGGATAATGGCTATTTGCGTGAATTGATCCCGCAAGTGCTAGACGAAAAAGATGATTATGGGCGCAGTGACGTGGGGCAAGGCGAGAAAGTGCTCATTGAATTTGTATCAGCCAATCCAACAGGAGACTTGCATTTAGGCCACGCCCGCGGGGCGGCAGTCGGCGACACAATCGCCAATATTATGGAAAAGGCTGGCTACAAAGTGTCACGGGAGTATTACATTAATGACGCGGGCAACCAAATCGAAAACTTGGCAGCCTCTTTAAACGCCCGCTATTTGCAAGCGCTCGGAGAAGAGAAACCAATGCCAGAAGACGGTTACCACGGCCAAGACATTATCGATATTGCCAAGCAGCTTGTCGACGAAGTTGGCGATCAATATCGCCAAATGGATGAAAAAGAGCGGTTGGCATTTATGCGTGAATACGGCTTGAAAAAAGAGCTTGAAAAAATTAAACAAGACTTAAACGCATACCGCGTTGAATTCGACAAATGGTTTTCTGAGACGTCTTTGTATGAATCAGGGCAAGTCAAGCGGGGCTTGCAAGTCCTTAAAGATAAAAATGAAACTTACGAAAAGGACGGGGCGACTTGGCTACGCTCAACTGCTTACGGCGATGACAAAGACCGGGTGCTTGTGAAACAAGACGGTACGTATACGTATTTAACGCCTGACATTTCGTACCATCTTGATAAATTTGACCGTGGGTATGACCGTTTAATTGATGTGCTAGGTGCCGACCATCACGGATACATTCCAAGAATGCGGGCGGCGATTCAAGCGCTTGGTTATGATCCGGATCGGTTTAACGTACAGATTATCCAAATGGTAAGCCTGTTCCAAGGCGGCGAAAAAGTTAAAATGAGCAAGCGCACGGGCAAAGCGGTGACGTTGCGTGAATTGATGGAAGAGGTTGGCGTTGATGCGACGCGGTATTTCTTTGCGATGCGTAGCCCAGATACTCATCTTGATTTCGATATGGACTTAGCTGTGTCAAAGTCAAATGAAAACCCTGTTTATTACATTCAATACGCACATGCACGGGTATGCAGCATTCTTCGCCAAGGAGAAGAGCTAGGCGTCTCTTATAGTGCAAACACGGATTTGTCGCCGATTGCAAGCGACAAAGAATACGAGTTGCTAAAAGCAATTGGCGAGTTTCCTAGTGCTGTTGCAGAAGCTGCAACAAAGCAAATTCCACAGCGCATCGCCAATTATGCCTATGATTTGGCGCAAGCTCTCCATAGTTTTTATAATGTGACGCGCGTCCTTGATACAGAAAACAAGGACTTGTCTGCTGCGCGTTTGGCATTGATGAAAGCTACGCAAATGACCATTAAAAATGCGCTTGCCCTGCTAGGGGTGGAAGCGCCAGAGAAGATGTAG
- a CDS encoding acyl-CoA dehydrogenase, which produces MNSLLFSEEQQMMQKMVREFSNDVIAPAVEEMEESQLFPRDVLKQMGELGLMGVPVPEEFGGTGMDFVSYIIAVHEVSKVSAAIGLIMSVHTSVGTMPIVAYGTETQKKAYVPKLATAEAIGAFCLTEPNAGSDARALQTRAVKKGEGYVLNGSKVFITNGGEADTYLVFAVTDADKGAKGISCFIVEAGTPGLIVGKKERKLGLAGSTTTEIIFEDCEVPQTQMLGEEGQGLKIALSNLNAGRIGIAAQALGIAEAALEAACTYANERKQFGKKLLNHQGLAFKLADMATETEAAKQLTYAAARLKEAGTPCAKEASMAKLFASRTAMDVATKAVQVFGGYGYMKEYPVERYFRDAKACEIYEGTSEIQQMVIARQFEK; this is translated from the coding sequence ATGAATAGCCTTCTGTTCTCGGAAGAGCAGCAAATGATGCAGAAGATGGTACGTGAATTCTCCAATGATGTCATTGCCCCCGCCGTCGAAGAAATGGAAGAATCACAATTGTTTCCACGGGATGTACTCAAGCAAATGGGGGAGCTTGGGCTAATGGGTGTTCCTGTGCCTGAGGAGTTTGGCGGCACGGGGATGGACTTTGTTTCTTATATTATAGCCGTACATGAAGTATCTAAAGTTAGTGCAGCAATTGGCTTAATTATGAGCGTCCATACATCTGTAGGAACGATGCCGATCGTAGCGTACGGGACAGAAACACAAAAAAAGGCATATGTTCCGAAGCTGGCTACAGCAGAAGCGATTGGTGCTTTTTGTTTGACTGAACCAAATGCAGGTAGTGATGCGAGGGCGCTGCAAACACGTGCAGTCAAAAAAGGCGAAGGATATGTGCTTAATGGTTCGAAAGTATTTATTACAAATGGCGGTGAAGCAGACACATACCTTGTCTTTGCTGTCACCGATGCTGACAAGGGGGCTAAAGGCATTTCTTGTTTTATCGTTGAGGCCGGCACTCCAGGCTTAATTGTCGGCAAAAAAGAACGGAAACTCGGCTTGGCAGGTTCGACAACGACTGAAATCATTTTTGAAGATTGCGAAGTTCCACAAACGCAAATGCTTGGCGAAGAGGGGCAAGGGCTAAAAATTGCCTTGAGCAACTTAAATGCAGGGCGAATCGGCATTGCAGCCCAAGCGCTTGGCATCGCTGAGGCGGCCCTTGAGGCGGCTTGCACGTATGCCAATGAACGGAAACAGTTTGGCAAAAAGCTCCTTAACCATCAAGGCTTAGCGTTTAAATTGGCAGATATGGCTACAGAAACAGAGGCGGCAAAACAATTAACCTATGCAGCGGCTCGACTTAAAGAGGCAGGAACCCCATGCGCGAAAGAAGCGTCAATGGCAAAGCTATTTGCTTCGCGGACAGCTATGGATGTAGCGACAAAGGCTGTTCAAGTCTTTGGCGGCTACGGGTATATGAAGGAGTATCCTGTAGAACGTTATTTTCGTGATGCAAAGGCGTGTGAAATTTACGAAGGAACAAGTGAAATCCAGCAAATGGTTATAGCTAGGCAATTCGAAAAGTAG